The following coding sequences lie in one Hyalangium ruber genomic window:
- a CDS encoding roadblock/LC7 domain-containing protein — MSFRAHLESVVSQVDGALACSVMGFDGISVETYQKDEATDLELNGAWVEYANLLTQLKNAADVLKTGAVTELSVNSDKVLTIIRLVSPEYFLVLAMRAEGNYGKGRYVLRVTAPKVRAEL, encoded by the coding sequence ATGTCCTTCCGCGCACACTTGGAGTCGGTGGTCAGTCAAGTCGACGGAGCCCTCGCGTGTAGCGTGATGGGCTTCGACGGCATCTCCGTGGAGACCTACCAGAAGGACGAGGCCACGGACCTCGAGCTCAACGGGGCCTGGGTGGAGTACGCCAACCTGCTCACCCAGTTGAAGAACGCCGCCGACGTGTTGAAGACGGGGGCGGTGACGGAGTTGAGCGTCAACAGCGACAAGGTGTTGACCATCATCCGACTGGTATCGCCCGAGTACTTCCTCGTACTGGCGATGCGGGCGGAGGGTAACTACGGCAAGGGCCGATACGTGCTGCGGGTCACCGCGCCGAAGGTCCGCGCCGAGTTGTAG
- the efp gene encoding elongation factor P, translated as MAGVIDTSDFRKGLKIEIDGEPFEIVEFQHVKPGKGSAFVRTTIRSLLTGRVLQPTLKSGEKVGKPDIEDKEMQYLYVQGEDFYFMDTRNYEQTFLSEKVLGEGKNFLKENINVSVLFYNGKAIGVTLPNSVDLKVTKCDPGVRGDTVSGALKPATLETGYTCNVPLFINEGDVLKIDTRDGKYLTRVATAG; from the coding sequence ATGGCCGGTGTCATTGATACCTCCGATTTCCGCAAGGGACTCAAGATCGAGATCGACGGCGAGCCGTTCGAGATCGTCGAGTTCCAGCACGTCAAGCCGGGCAAGGGTTCCGCGTTCGTGCGCACGACGATCCGCAGCCTGCTCACGGGCCGCGTGCTCCAGCCCACGCTGAAGTCGGGCGAGAAGGTCGGCAAGCCGGACATCGAGGACAAGGAGATGCAGTACCTCTATGTCCAGGGCGAGGACTTCTACTTCATGGACACTCGCAACTACGAGCAGACCTTCCTCAGCGAGAAGGTGCTCGGCGAGGGCAAGAACTTCCTGAAGGAGAACATCAACGTCTCGGTGCTCTTCTACAACGGGAAGGCCATCGGCGTGACGCTGCCCAACTCGGTGGACCTCAAGGTCACCAAGTGCGATCCGGGCGTGCGTGGCGATACGGTGTCCGGCGCGCTGAAGCCCGCGACGCTGGAGACGGGTTACACGTGCAACGTTCCGCTCTTCATCAACGAGGGCGACGTGTTGAAGATCGACACGCGTGACGGCAAGTACCTCACGCGCGTGGCGACCGCGGGCTAG
- the accB gene encoding acetyl-CoA carboxylase biotin carboxyl carrier protein, translating to MATKRKATRTESEPTPAGGGRDPGATSLDVDALRQIVEMLEASDVTRLVWQRGDERLYIRRGHGPAPTIVHAAPVSPSVSPVPMQTVEYAAPARASAPAPAAAAPAAAAAPAKAAEKPGQLITSPFVGTFYRTPAPDQPAFVEVGAVVKKGQVLCIIEAMKLMNEIEAELAGRVAEILVENGQPVEFGQALFRIEPA from the coding sequence ATGGCGACGAAGCGCAAGGCAACCCGGACCGAAAGCGAGCCCACGCCAGCTGGCGGCGGACGCGACCCAGGGGCAACCTCCCTGGACGTGGATGCGCTGCGGCAGATCGTGGAGATGCTCGAGGCGTCGGATGTGACGCGGCTGGTGTGGCAGCGAGGCGATGAGCGGCTCTACATCCGCCGCGGCCATGGCCCGGCGCCCACCATTGTCCACGCGGCGCCGGTGAGCCCGTCGGTGAGCCCGGTACCCATGCAGACGGTGGAGTATGCGGCGCCCGCGCGCGCTTCGGCGCCCGCGCCGGCGGCTGCCGCGCCCGCCGCTGCTGCCGCTCCCGCGAAGGCGGCGGAGAAGCCTGGCCAGCTCATCACCAGCCCGTTCGTGGGGACGTTCTACCGGACGCCCGCCCCGGACCAGCCTGCCTTCGTCGAGGTGGGCGCGGTGGTGAAGAAGGGCCAGGTGCTCTGCATCATCGAGGCCATGAAGCTGATGAACGAGATCGAGGCCGAGCTGGCGGGACGGGTGGCCGAGATCCTGGTGGAGAACGGGCAGCCGGTGGAGTTCGGCCAGGCGCTCTTCCGCATCGAGCCGGCGTAG
- the accC gene encoding acetyl-CoA carboxylase biotin carboxylase subunit gives MFKKVLIANRGEIALRVIRACRELGIATVAVHSTADANALHVRFADESVCIGPPPSKESYLNIPQLLSAAEITRADAIHPGYGFLSENAEFAEVCENCKIRFIGPRPEMLRLMGNKIRAKQAAREAGMPLLPGSAGVVKDPKEAEAIAREIGFPVILKAAAGGGGKGMKIVRDPNALAQAFSTAAAEAVASFNNGDLYIERYVEKPRHIEIQIAADEHGNIIHLGERECSVQRRHQKLIEESPSPALTPELRETMGRVSVEAMRKLRYNNVGTIEYLLDEHGQFYFMEMNTRIQVEHPVTELVTGVDLVREQIRMAYGHPLRFKQEDVQMRGAAIECRVNAEDPVTFAPWPGKITGYSVPGGYGVRVDSAAYENYTVLPHYDSLLAKLIVHAEDRETAIRRMQRALGEYVVEGIRTNIPFHRAALAEESFREGNYDTRFVERLLASETGTHRLKKAIEETP, from the coding sequence GTGTTCAAGAAGGTGCTGATCGCCAACCGTGGGGAGATTGCCCTGCGGGTCATTCGCGCCTGTCGGGAGCTGGGCATCGCCACGGTGGCGGTTCACTCCACGGCGGACGCCAATGCGTTGCACGTGCGCTTCGCGGACGAGTCGGTGTGTATTGGCCCGCCGCCGTCCAAGGAGAGCTACCTCAACATCCCTCAGCTGCTGTCTGCGGCGGAGATTACCCGGGCGGACGCCATCCACCCCGGCTACGGCTTCTTGTCGGAGAACGCCGAGTTCGCCGAGGTATGTGAGAACTGCAAGATCCGCTTCATTGGTCCGCGGCCGGAGATGCTGCGGCTGATGGGCAACAAGATCCGCGCCAAGCAGGCGGCTCGCGAGGCGGGCATGCCGCTGCTGCCGGGCAGCGCCGGCGTGGTGAAGGATCCGAAGGAGGCGGAGGCGATCGCCCGGGAGATCGGCTTCCCGGTCATCCTCAAGGCCGCGGCGGGTGGCGGCGGCAAGGGGATGAAGATCGTCCGTGATCCGAACGCGCTGGCGCAGGCGTTCTCCACGGCCGCGGCGGAGGCGGTGGCCAGCTTCAACAACGGCGATCTCTACATCGAGCGGTACGTGGAGAAGCCGCGCCACATCGAGATCCAGATCGCCGCGGACGAGCACGGCAACATCATCCACCTGGGCGAGCGCGAGTGCTCGGTGCAGCGGCGCCACCAGAAGCTCATCGAGGAGAGCCCCTCGCCGGCGCTCACCCCGGAGCTGCGCGAGACGATGGGGCGCGTGTCCGTCGAGGCGATGCGCAAGCTGCGCTACAACAACGTGGGCACCATCGAGTACCTGCTGGATGAGCACGGGCAGTTCTACTTCATGGAGATGAACACCCGCATCCAGGTGGAGCACCCGGTGACGGAGCTCGTCACGGGCGTGGACCTGGTGCGCGAGCAGATCCGCATGGCCTACGGCCACCCCCTGCGCTTCAAGCAGGAGGACGTCCAGATGCGCGGGGCGGCCATCGAGTGCCGCGTCAACGCCGAGGATCCCGTCACCTTCGCGCCCTGGCCGGGAAAGATTACCGGCTACAGCGTGCCGGGTGGCTACGGGGTGCGTGTGGACTCCGCTGCGTATGAGAACTACACGGTGCTCCCGCACTACGACAGCCTGCTGGCCAAGCTGATCGTCCATGCGGAGGACCGGGAGACCGCCATCCGCCGGATGCAGCGGGCACTCGGGGAGTACGTGGTGGAGGGGATTCGCACCAACATTCCCTTCCATCGGGCCGCACTGGCGGAGGAATCCTTCCGGGAAGGCAATTACGACACCCGGTTCGTCGAAAGACTGCTTGCCAGTGAAACGGGCACGCACCGGCTGAAGAAAGCCATCGAAGAGACGCCGTAG
- a CDS encoding tetratricopeptide repeat protein yields the protein MDKNKIIEAAAKLVAKGQYDKAIKEYQKVLESDAKDVRVLQKMGELYQKKNDNPQAAHYFTKVAESYSSDGFFLKAVALYKQVLKLNPNLLEVNLKLAELHQQLGLMSEAMAYFQIVANHYDKAGDTKASLDTLKRMVDLDPENVASKMKLAELYARENMTKEAVQEFKRAAEYLKRNSRTDDYARVIERLSTLEPDNIALAKEVAASYLAKADWKRALAKLQLAFKADGRDVETLNLLAQAFQGLGQTSKTVSVYKELAKVYQDTGRGQEANGVWEKIAAIDPQDAELLARNAAPAPSAPARAPAPAAPARAPARAPAPAPAPAPAPAPAPVARPAPAPAPAPAPAPAPAPAPAPAPRAAPRSSPTSIPTPVMTGGSTAPATLAGVLTRDQLSKLLTETDVYVKYGLHDKALEHLRKIFTVDPENLDAHERAYNIYVAAGNTAQASEQLLNVLRLCTRRADVPRAQPYLATILQENPNHPEVPAFLAVLRTEQTGAQVAAPVESLGEDAILVESNDEEIVVAEPPDDALAQPPGDELALATLSGSDSDEIVDDGHDEAVISDEALVGESIVSDESDYYGSEDSTSVSMSADESLADEGLVVGDDTTSTNLVDEPLAEDEASFADVEAPSAEYVVDEPIVTGGDEPIVTGDDESFGEEAGISLGDDEPPPTRPAMPSAQLLQRTTETTGSRDALGDDDEMPTRVSMRPLESESFESEPEVTSAGMPAYSGEDEVEEHTTVVGAVLGVEASADESFGQDYAEPGAEAQGEPTAESATGEEEEEPASEECDEASFFLDQGLYDEAREILETVLIAFPNHRRAGEMMAQLEAAQAGGASTTEETETAEPVSVPSVEPMVEASGERDAFDLAAELAGEIDGLGDDSPAPAASEDDFQYSVEEVFAEFKKGLEKVVKPEDVDTHYDLGIAYKEMGLSDDALGEFAVARKGCVGKPRELDCITMIGMLHGMRGEHAEAVNAFREGLTSPVATGEAAKALGFELALAYEALGEAGKALYHYQRVAKLDPKYRDVSSQVSRLSAVTVPEDDPITPAAVPPPAAAAGAPKARKVGYV from the coding sequence ATGGACAAGAACAAGATCATCGAAGCTGCCGCGAAGCTCGTCGCGAAGGGCCAATACGACAAGGCCATCAAGGAGTACCAGAAGGTCCTCGAGTCGGACGCGAAGGACGTTCGTGTCCTCCAGAAGATGGGGGAGCTGTACCAGAAGAAGAACGACAACCCCCAGGCGGCGCACTACTTCACCAAGGTTGCCGAGAGCTACTCCTCCGACGGCTTCTTCCTGAAGGCCGTCGCGCTCTACAAGCAGGTCCTCAAGCTCAACCCCAACCTGCTGGAAGTGAACCTGAAGCTGGCGGAACTCCACCAGCAGCTCGGACTGATGTCCGAGGCGATGGCCTACTTCCAGATCGTCGCCAACCACTACGACAAGGCTGGCGACACCAAGGCTTCGCTCGACACGCTCAAGCGGATGGTCGACCTCGACCCCGAGAACGTGGCGTCGAAGATGAAGCTGGCCGAGCTGTACGCGCGCGAGAACATGACGAAGGAGGCGGTGCAGGAGTTCAAGCGCGCCGCCGAGTACCTCAAGCGCAACAGCCGCACGGACGACTACGCACGCGTCATCGAGCGCCTGTCCACGCTGGAGCCGGACAACATCGCGCTGGCCAAGGAAGTGGCGGCCAGCTACCTGGCCAAGGCCGACTGGAAGCGCGCGCTGGCCAAGCTCCAGCTCGCCTTCAAGGCCGATGGCCGCGACGTCGAGACGCTCAACCTGCTCGCCCAGGCGTTCCAGGGGCTGGGGCAGACCTCGAAGACGGTCTCCGTCTACAAGGAGCTGGCCAAGGTCTACCAGGACACGGGTCGTGGTCAGGAGGCCAACGGCGTCTGGGAGAAGATCGCGGCGATTGATCCGCAGGACGCGGAGCTGCTCGCGCGCAATGCGGCCCCCGCGCCCTCGGCGCCCGCGCGTGCTCCGGCGCCCGCAGCCCCCGCCCGGGCGCCCGCGCGTGCTCCAGCCCCGGCGCCTGCTCCGGCCCCCGCGCCCGCGCCGGCCCCCGTGGCCCGTCCGGCGCCAGCCCCTGCGCCCGCTCCGGCTCCTGCGCCCGCTCCGGCCCCCGCACCCGCGCCTGCTCCTCGGGCCGCGCCTCGCTCCTCGCCCACGTCCATCCCCACGCCGGTGATGACGGGGGGAAGCACGGCGCCGGCCACGCTCGCGGGCGTGTTGACGCGCGACCAGCTCTCCAAGCTGCTCACGGAGACGGACGTCTACGTCAAGTACGGCCTCCACGACAAAGCGCTCGAGCACCTGCGGAAGATCTTCACGGTCGACCCCGAGAACCTCGACGCGCACGAGCGGGCCTACAACATCTACGTCGCCGCCGGGAACACCGCGCAGGCCTCCGAGCAGTTGCTCAACGTGCTGCGGCTCTGCACGCGCCGCGCGGACGTGCCGCGTGCCCAGCCGTATCTGGCCACCATCCTCCAGGAGAACCCCAACCACCCCGAGGTGCCTGCCTTCCTCGCCGTGCTGCGTACTGAGCAGACGGGGGCGCAGGTCGCCGCGCCGGTCGAGTCGCTGGGCGAGGACGCCATCCTGGTGGAGTCCAACGACGAGGAGATCGTCGTCGCCGAGCCGCCGGATGACGCGCTCGCGCAGCCGCCGGGAGACGAGCTGGCGCTGGCCACCCTCAGCGGGTCGGACTCCGACGAGATCGTCGATGACGGCCACGACGAGGCGGTCATCAGCGACGAGGCGCTCGTCGGCGAGAGCATCGTCTCCGACGAGAGCGATTACTACGGCTCCGAGGACAGCACCTCGGTGTCCATGTCGGCCGATGAGTCGCTGGCCGACGAGGGCCTGGTCGTCGGCGACGACACGACCTCCACGAACCTGGTGGACGAGCCGCTGGCGGAGGACGAGGCCTCGTTCGCTGACGTCGAGGCGCCGTCCGCCGAGTACGTGGTGGACGAGCCCATCGTCACTGGTGGGGATGAGCCCATCGTCACCGGCGACGATGAGTCGTTCGGCGAGGAGGCTGGTATCTCGCTCGGGGACGACGAGCCGCCTCCCACGCGGCCGGCGATGCCCTCGGCGCAGCTGCTCCAGCGCACCACGGAGACGACGGGCTCTCGGGACGCGCTGGGCGACGACGACGAGATGCCCACGCGGGTCTCGATGCGCCCGCTGGAGTCCGAGTCGTTCGAGAGCGAGCCCGAGGTGACGTCGGCCGGCATGCCGGCCTACTCAGGCGAAGACGAGGTGGAGGAGCACACCACCGTCGTCGGTGCCGTGCTGGGCGTGGAGGCCTCCGCCGACGAGTCGTTCGGACAGGACTACGCGGAGCCCGGTGCCGAGGCGCAGGGCGAGCCCACCGCGGAGTCGGCCACTGGGGAAGAGGAGGAGGAGCCCGCGTCGGAGGAGTGCGACGAGGCCAGCTTCTTCCTCGATCAGGGGCTGTACGACGAGGCGCGAGAGATCCTCGAGACGGTGCTGATCGCCTTCCCGAACCACCGGCGCGCCGGCGAGATGATGGCGCAGCTGGAGGCGGCCCAGGCTGGCGGCGCGTCGACGACGGAGGAGACCGAGACGGCCGAGCCGGTGTCGGTGCCCTCCGTGGAGCCCATGGTGGAGGCCTCGGGCGAGCGCGACGCGTTCGACCTGGCGGCGGAGCTGGCCGGAGAGATCGACGGGCTGGGTGACGACTCGCCGGCCCCGGCGGCCTCGGAGGATGACTTCCAGTACTCGGTCGAGGAGGTCTTCGCCGAGTTCAAGAAGGGCCTGGAGAAGGTCGTCAAGCCCGAGGACGTGGACACGCACTACGACCTGGGCATCGCCTACAAGGAGATGGGCCTGTCCGACGACGCGCTGGGCGAGTTCGCCGTGGCCCGCAAGGGCTGCGTGGGCAAGCCGCGCGAGCTGGACTGCATCACCATGATTGGCATGCTGCACGGCATGCGTGGCGAGCACGCGGAGGCTGTCAACGCCTTCCGCGAGGGGCTCACCAGCCCGGTCGCCACGGGCGAGGCGGCCAAGGCGCTGGGCTTCGAGCTGGCGCTGGCCTACGAGGCCCTGGGCGAGGCCGGCAAGGCGCTCTACCACTACCAGCGCGTCGCCAAGCTGGACCCGAAGTACCGTGACGTCTCTTCCCAGGTGTCGCGGCTGTCGGCTGTTACAGTACCCGAGGATGACCCCATCACCCCGGCGGCGGTTCCCCCTCCTGCAGCCGCGGCAGGCGCGCCGAAAGCGCGCAAGGTAGGCTACGTGTAG
- a CDS encoding ExeA family protein encodes MTTYLDFYELTAEPFSNAPVSRFYYNSTQHSQALTRLMHAVSYMKGLSILVGDIGAGKTTLARRMLDSLPEAEYEAALLVIIHSGITANWLLRRIALQLGVENPAQEKLALLSQLYQRLLQIYESGKKAVVLIDEAQMLETRELMEEFRGLLNLEVPERKLISFVFFGLPEIEKNLKLDPPLAQRVAFRYKLEPFTAESTEAYVKHRLRLAGSPRVPFTPEALLAIHKASGGTPRVINTLCDNALFEGFLARQESIDEALVRRVADNLGLVGSALPESAGAASKPASTPASRAAGSKVDLAEIDRYLEGLGKL; translated from the coding sequence ATGACGACCTACCTCGACTTCTACGAGCTCACCGCAGAGCCCTTCTCCAACGCCCCGGTCAGCCGGTTCTATTACAACTCCACCCAGCACTCGCAGGCCCTCACCCGGCTGATGCACGCCGTGAGCTACATGAAGGGCCTGTCCATCCTGGTGGGGGACATCGGCGCGGGGAAGACGACGCTGGCTCGGCGCATGCTCGACTCGCTACCCGAGGCTGAGTACGAGGCCGCGCTGCTGGTCATCATCCACTCGGGCATCACCGCCAACTGGCTCTTGCGCCGCATCGCCCTGCAGCTGGGCGTGGAGAACCCGGCCCAGGAGAAGCTGGCGCTCCTGTCCCAGCTCTACCAGCGCCTGCTGCAGATCTACGAGTCCGGCAAGAAGGCCGTCGTCCTCATCGACGAGGCCCAGATGCTGGAGACGCGCGAGCTGATGGAGGAGTTCCGGGGCCTGCTGAACCTCGAGGTCCCCGAGCGCAAGCTCATCTCCTTCGTCTTCTTCGGCCTGCCGGAGATCGAGAAGAACCTCAAGCTGGACCCGCCGCTCGCCCAGCGCGTGGCCTTCCGGTACAAGCTGGAGCCGTTCACCGCCGAATCCACCGAGGCCTACGTCAAGCACCGCCTCCGGCTGGCTGGCTCGCCCCGGGTGCCCTTCACCCCCGAGGCGCTGCTGGCCATCCACAAGGCCTCGGGCGGCACTCCGCGCGTCATCAACACCTTGTGCGACAACGCCCTCTTCGAGGGCTTCCTGGCGCGCCAGGAGTCCATCGATGAGGCCCTGGTTCGTCGGGTAGCCGACAACCTGGGCCTGGTGGGCTCGGCGCTGCCGGAGAGCGCGGGCGCGGCCAGCAAGCCGGCCTCCACGCCCGCCAGCCGGGCAGCCGGCTCGAAGGTCGATCTCGCGGAGATCGACCGCTATCTCGAGGGTCTCGGTAAGCTGTAG